Proteins found in one Cyprinus carpio isolate SPL01 chromosome B10, ASM1834038v1, whole genome shotgun sequence genomic segment:
- the LOC109097987 gene encoding four and a half LIM domains protein 1-like, whose translation MAARSNCFYCREDLSGKKFVRKDEKQVCVRCFDKFCANTCVECRRPISTDSKVFIVNGKLLHSDCFRCAKCYKNLAKESFTSKDDRILCGTCSSREDAPRCHGCYKPILAGTENVEYKGNSWHDECFICYQCQKPIGSKSFIAKNNNIYCNLCHEKKFAKQCACCKKPITTGGVNYQDQPWHSECFVCSSCRKPLAGTSFTSHEEKVYCVDCYKSTVAKKCSSCQNPITGFGKATNVVNYEGGSWHDYCFNCKKCSLNLAEKRFVARNGDIYCSDCSEKL comes from the exons ATGGCAGCCCGTTCCAACTGTTTTTATTGTCGCGAGGATCTCAGTGGAAAGAAATTTGTGAGGAAAGACGAGAAACAAGTCTGCGTGCGATGCTTCGACAAGTTCTGCGCCAACACCTGCGTGGAGTGTCGACGGCCAATCAGCACCGACTCCAAG GTGTTTATTGTTAATGGTAAGTTGTTGCACTCGGATTGTTTCCGATGTGCCAAGTGCTATAAAAATCTGGCCAAGGAGTCTTTCACCTCCAAAGATGACAGGATCCTGTGTGGGACGTGTAGCTCACGTGAGGATGCCCCTCGCTGCCATGGCTGCTACAAGCCCATACTGGCAG GCACTGAGAATGTGGAATACAAAGGCAACTCATGGCATGATGAGTGTTTCATCTGCTATCAGTGTCAAAAGCCAATCGGCTCCAAAAGTTTCATAGCAAAGAACAACAACATCTACTGCAACCTTTGCCACGAGAAGAAATTTGCCAAACAATGCGCTTGCTGTAAGAAG CCCATTACCACAGGAGGTGTGAATTACCAGGACCAGCCGTGGCATTCTGAGTGCTTTGTGTGCTCCTCCTGCCGAAAGCCCCTGGCTGGCACCAGCTTCACCTCCCATGAGGAAAAGGTCTACTGTGTGGACTGCTACAAAAGCACTGTGGCCAAAAAATGCAGCAGCTGCCAGAATCCCATTACAG GATTTGGCAAGGCTACGAACGTGGTGAACTATGAGGGTGGCTCTTGGCATGATTACTGCTTTAACTGTAAGAAGTGCTCCCTTAACCTGGCAGAGAAGCGATTCGTCGCTCGCAATGGAGACATATACTGCTCTGACTGCTCCGAGAAACTGTAA